One Nicotiana tomentosiformis chromosome 4, ASM39032v3, whole genome shotgun sequence genomic window carries:
- the LOC104095463 gene encoding secreted RxLR effector protein 161-like, which produces MDEPVFPINETMYMGIIGSFLYLTARRPDIVFSIGLYARFQSSPKESHLKAAKRILRYLKGTQDLVLYYPSGDNFDLIGCVDSDYVGYLVDRMNCGSLLCHKTSAFNIEKNSVQHKRAKHIDVRHYFLRDNGKMTHLYEVLQNRGPGSRYLHQSTEQRAF; this is translated from the exons atggatgaacctgTTTTCCCTATCAATGAAACTATGTATATGGGTATCATTGGATCATTTTTGTACCTGACAGCCAGAAGACCTGACATTGTGTTTAGCATTGGGTTATATGCTAGATTTCAGTCAAGTCCAAAAGAATCTCATTTGAAGGCTGCCAAGAGAATTTTGAGGTATCTCAAGGGAACGCAGGACCTGGTCCTCTATTATCCGTCAGGAGATaattttgatttaattgggtgtgtTGATTCTGATTATGTTGGATATCTGGTGGATAGAATGA ACTGTGGGTCATTGTTGTGTCATAAaacaagtgctttcaacatagaAAAGAACTCGGTTCAGCATAAGAGGgcaaagcacattgatgtgcgacatTATTTCTTAAGGGACAATGGAAAAATGACTCATCTGTATGAAGTTTTGCAAAATAGAGGACCAGGTagcagatatcttcaccaaagcactgagCAGAGAGCATTTTGA